The following are from one region of the Methanomassiliicoccales archaeon LGM-DZ1 genome:
- a CDS encoding NADH-quinone oxidoreductase subunit M produces MDGSFILPAMILIPLVGAIIVLAMGGEKLQKKAGYAAFVVALIDLVLALYLMTEADDLGQFDFSANWIDSAGLTMNLMFTVDGLSILMVFLTAFLVAVVIPFSHKEEDRPHYFYALLLMMEVGLMGVYTAEDYFLFYIMWEITLLPMYFLISWYGGARRHYAAIKFLIYTHVASLVMLIGIFALAFEAAAINGGGINFSFEYISQACGRFGETFQTLVFGLLFFGFAVKMPTVPFHTWLPDAHTEAPTAGSVLLAGVMLKMGSYGIIRVCIENLQLGAENWQEVMIFMGLLSMVYGAYACIAQRDLKKMVAYSSISHMGLVMVSMACLSKGGIDFAVFQMFAHGLISAMLFMVCGMAGHNFGTRQIALLGGMAQKVPVYATFMMFAFMASLGLPGLMGFWGEFGIIYSFYEYLEANDLIWVLVFCLLNLLLTAGYYLFAMQRVLFGHLTTRIDTEKCHDVDKIEGIAMGAVALLVVLYGIWPDLALDMIGYFAYPAWM; encoded by the coding sequence ATGGACGGTTCCTTCATACTACCCGCAATGATACTGATCCCCCTCGTGGGCGCGATAATAGTGCTCGCCATGGGCGGGGAGAAGCTCCAGAAGAAGGCGGGATACGCCGCCTTCGTTGTCGCCCTGATCGACCTCGTCCTGGCCCTGTACCTGATGACCGAGGCTGACGATCTCGGGCAGTTCGATTTCAGCGCCAACTGGATCGACTCCGCCGGCCTGACGATGAACCTCATGTTCACCGTCGACGGGCTGAGCATCCTCATGGTCTTCCTCACGGCGTTCCTCGTAGCTGTGGTGATCCCCTTCTCCCACAAGGAGGAGGACAGGCCTCACTACTTCTACGCGCTGCTGCTGATGATGGAGGTCGGCCTGATGGGCGTCTACACCGCAGAGGATTACTTCCTCTTCTACATCATGTGGGAGATCACCCTGCTCCCGATGTACTTCCTCATCTCCTGGTACGGAGGCGCGAGGAGGCACTACGCGGCCATCAAGTTCCTGATCTACACCCACGTGGCATCCCTTGTGATGCTCATCGGTATCTTCGCGCTCGCCTTCGAGGCCGCGGCGATCAACGGTGGCGGGATCAACTTCTCGTTCGAGTACATCTCTCAGGCGTGCGGCCGCTTCGGCGAGACCTTCCAGACTCTGGTCTTCGGACTCCTGTTCTTCGGGTTCGCCGTCAAGATGCCTACCGTTCCGTTCCATACCTGGCTGCCTGATGCGCATACCGAGGCGCCCACCGCAGGCTCCGTGCTCCTGGCCGGAGTCATGCTGAAGATGGGTTCCTACGGTATCATCAGGGTCTGCATCGAGAACCTTCAGCTCGGAGCCGAGAACTGGCAGGAGGTCATGATCTTCATGGGTCTCCTCTCCATGGTCTACGGCGCCTACGCGTGCATCGCCCAGAGGGACCTCAAGAAGATGGTCGCATACTCCTCCATCTCCCACATGGGTCTCGTCATGGTCTCCATGGCCTGCCTCTCCAAGGGAGGTATCGACTTCGCTGTGTTCCAGATGTTCGCCCACGGTCTCATCTCCGCTATGCTCTTCATGGTCTGCGGAATGGCCGGGCACAACTTCGGTACCAGGCAGATCGCTCTGCTCGGCGGAATGGCCCAGAAGGTGCCTGTCTACGCGACGTTCATGATGTTCGCGTTCATGGCATCCCTCGGCCTCCCCGGCCTCATGGGCTTCTGGGGAGAGTTCGGCATCATCTACTCGTTCTACGAGTACCTCGAGGCCAACGACCTGATCTGGGTCCTCGTGTTCTGCCTCCTGAACCTCCTGCTGACCGCAGGTTACTACCTGTTCGCCATGCAGAGGGTCCTCTTCGGGCACCTCACCACCCGCATAGACACTGAGAAGTGCCATGATGTCGACAAGATCGAGGGCATCGCGATGGGGGCTGTGGCCCTCCTCGTGGTGCTCTACGGTATCTGGCCCGACCTCGCGCTCGATATGATCGGATACTTCGCGTATCCTGCATGGATGTGA
- a CDS encoding NADH-quinone oxidoreductase subunit N has protein sequence MDATVITDIFGEYSPIIPMVTLIIGALIMPALYFGFKKKAPVSAIALIVMIISIAINLIMLLGDNYPSEYATYANLFTYNDFSGLMILLFQIVALIVLFVSVSSKETTTLHFGAYNALLLIATSGMMFVACADDLVAIFVGVETVSIPSYALVAMKRNDARAAEAAVKYVIIGGMSTALTVYGISMIYGALGTLTLSELGTELAATGYSWAFVIGFICMLAGYGFKIAAVPFHMWAPDVYEGASTPVSIFLATGSKKMGLVVFFKIFLVMFVAAHVASGLGIEEIQYIFAIIAAFSMTVGNVVAISQSNIKRMLAYSSIAQAGYILIAMAVMSEYALTGGLFHMFTHVFMKGGAFLVVGALICAGIGEKISDYNGLAKRAPLTAFAMLLFLFSLAGIPPLAGFTSKFVLFSGAIYAEDGSGVITQWIWLAFVAIINSAISLYYYVRVVKAMYVEKPAAGSEGKIKIPRTFQFAILCCAVAVVVLGVYPDIILDLCSDAASALLG, from the coding sequence ATGGATGCTACAGTAATCACTGACATATTCGGGGAGTATTCCCCGATCATCCCGATGGTCACACTGATCATCGGTGCCCTGATCATGCCGGCGCTCTACTTCGGATTCAAGAAGAAAGCGCCCGTCTCCGCGATCGCCCTGATCGTAATGATCATCAGCATCGCGATCAACCTGATCATGCTCCTCGGGGACAACTACCCCTCGGAGTACGCGACCTACGCCAATCTGTTCACGTACAATGACTTCAGCGGCCTGATGATCCTGCTGTTCCAGATCGTCGCGCTCATCGTGCTGTTCGTGTCCGTATCCAGCAAAGAGACCACTACCCTCCACTTCGGAGCGTACAACGCCCTCCTGCTGATCGCCACCAGCGGCATGATGTTCGTTGCCTGCGCGGATGACCTGGTGGCGATCTTCGTCGGTGTCGAGACCGTCTCGATCCCCTCCTACGCGCTTGTCGCCATGAAGAGGAACGACGCCCGCGCCGCCGAGGCCGCCGTCAAGTACGTCATCATCGGAGGAATGTCCACTGCGCTGACCGTCTACGGTATCTCGATGATCTACGGCGCCCTCGGAACGCTCACCCTCAGCGAGCTGGGCACCGAGCTCGCCGCCACCGGGTACTCCTGGGCCTTCGTCATCGGCTTCATCTGCATGCTTGCCGGTTACGGGTTCAAGATCGCCGCCGTTCCGTTCCACATGTGGGCGCCCGACGTGTACGAGGGAGCATCGACCCCCGTCTCCATCTTCCTGGCCACCGGCTCGAAGAAGATGGGGCTGGTCGTGTTCTTCAAGATCTTCCTGGTGATGTTCGTCGCGGCCCATGTGGCCTCCGGGCTCGGCATCGAGGAGATCCAGTACATCTTCGCGATCATCGCCGCCTTCAGCATGACCGTCGGCAACGTCGTCGCCATCTCCCAGAGCAACATCAAGAGGATGCTCGCCTACTCGTCCATCGCGCAGGCCGGATACATCCTGATCGCCATGGCCGTCATGAGCGAGTACGCCCTGACCGGCGGCCTGTTCCACATGTTCACCCACGTGTTCATGAAGGGCGGTGCCTTCCTGGTCGTCGGTGCGCTCATCTGCGCCGGCATCGGCGAGAAGATCTCGGACTACAACGGACTGGCCAAGAGGGCTCCTCTGACCGCGTTCGCCATGCTCCTCTTCCTGTTCTCGCTCGCGGGAATACCTCCCCTGGCAGGATTCACCTCCAAGTTCGTCCTGTTCTCCGGAGCTATCTACGCGGAAGACGGGAGCGGTGTCATCACCCAGTGGATCTGGCTGGCATTCGTCGCCATCATCAACTCCGCGATCTCTCTGTACTACTACGTCAGGGTCGTGAAGGCCATGTATGTCGAGAAGCCTGCTGCCGGGTCCGAGGGCAAGATCAAGATCCCCAGGACCTTCCAGTTCGCGATCCTCTGCTGCGCCGTCGCGGTCGTCGTGCTCGGTGTCTACCCCGACATCATCCTCGACCTCTGCAGCGATGCGGCGTCTGCGCTGCTCGGCTGA